In Erigeron canadensis isolate Cc75 chromosome 7, C_canadensis_v1, whole genome shotgun sequence, one DNA window encodes the following:
- the LOC122608144 gene encoding TRAF-type zinc finger domain-containing protein 1-like codes for MEVASSNGVATTTNICSHCDREIPSLNIDLHYAHCSRNLEKCKTCDDMIPKKHAEEHYLSTHASVSCSLCGETMELRDLAVHEGEKCPLRTVTCDYCEFPLPAIDLLEHQEVCGNRTEVCQLCNRYIRLRDRIAHEVACDVPENTAETSRAREANRERDARRPAPQDFPTRKLVFTIAITGIAVVLGSLIFQRKSHNSELR; via the exons ATGGAAGTAGCCTCTTCTAATGGCGTCGCCACCACCACAAATATTTGCAGTCACTG TGACAGAGAAATTCCGTCTTTAAACATCGATCTGCATTATGCTCACTGTTCCCGCAATTTAGAAAAATGTAAAACCTGTGATGATATGATACCCAAAAAGCACGCGGAAGAACATTACTTGAGCACCCATGCTTCG GTATCTTGTTCATTGTGCGGTGAGACAATGGAGCTTCGGGACCTAGCTGTACACGAAGGTGAAAAATGTCCTTTAAGAACCGTTACTTGTGATTATTGTGAATTTCCTTTGCCTGCAATCGACCTGCTTGAGCATCAG GAAGTTTGTGGAAATAGGACTGAAGTTTGTCAACTCTGCAACCGATATATCAGACTACGTGATAGAATTGCACATGAAGTTGCGTGTGATGTTCCAGAAAATACTGCAGAAACCTCCAG GGCAAGGGAAGCTAATAGAGAGCGTGATGCTAGAAGGCCGGCACCACAAGACTTTCCTACAAGAAAACTTGTATTCACCATAGCTATAACTGGCATTGCCGTTGTTTTAGGGTCCCTTATTTTTCAGAGAAAATCACATAACAGTGAGCTGCGTTAA